In the genome of Nitrospinota bacterium, the window AGGGGTTGGTGAGCCGCGTAGGATTCGAACCTACGACCCACGGGTTAAAAGCCCGTTGCTCTACCACCTGAGCTAGCGGCTCACTCACCTGGTGTCGATATATAATAGTAAAAGCCCAGTAACCTGGCAAGCCGCTTCAGGTGAGGCGACTCCTGAGGTCCGGCGGACGGACCCCCAGGTTCCATCGGCGGTTGAGGGCCTCGTAGCCCTCGAGCTGGGATTCGAGGTTGGCCAGCGCTTCTTCGAGGTGGGTTGTGATCAGCTCTTTCTGGTCGGTCGATTCGATTTTAAGCCGCTTAAGCTCCTCGACCAATGCCGGGTACTCCGTATCCCGAAGGGACTGACATGTGGGGTAGCTGAGCCTGCCCGTCGTTGTGCGATAAAACTCCTCTACCCGCCGGCAGAGATCTTTAAGGTCACGAACCATGAGACAATACGCTCCCTTTCCCTATCGAGGCGGTATCATACACTTCGTGGCACAAAAATCAAGCCGCATCGTCCCCAAAGCATGCCAATAAAAACCTGGATGTAAGAAAAGTTTCCCTTGCATTGGGGTAACCCTATGTGATATTTTTTGAGGTTCCACGCCTATATTGAGGAATCCTAAATGAAGCCGGTGCAAAAAATCTGGCTCAACGGCGAGCTCGTTGATTGGGAGAAGGCCACTACACACATCCTCACCCATACCCTCCACTACGGCCTTGGTATCTTCGAGGGCATCCGCTGTTACAAGACCGACCGGGGCCCCGCCGTCTTCCGCCTCCAGGAGCATATTGACCGGCTCTACGACTCTGCTAAAATCACCCGCATCCCGATTCCCTACCGGCCGGAGGAGCTTATTGAGGCCACGTTCGACCTCATTCGGGTCAACGACCTCGAAGAGTGCTACATTCGTCCTCTGGCCTTCCTGGGCTACGGCCGGATGGGCCTCAATCCCATCGGGCTGCCGGTCAGCGTGGCCGTGGCGGTCTGGCCATGGGGGGCCTATCTAGGCGAGGAAGGCCTCACCAAGGGCATAAGGGCCAAGATTAGCTCTTTTACCCGCCACCACCCAAACGTCATGATGACCAAAGCCAAGGTCTGCGGCAACTACGCCAACAGCCAGCTGGCCAAGGCCGAGGCCATCGAGAACGGCTACGACGAGGCCATCATGCTTGACCCGTGGGGGAATGTGGCCGAAGGCACCGGCGAGAACATCTTCATCGTGCGTCGCGGCGACCTTAAGACCCCGCCGCTGAGCGCCATCCTCGAGGGGATCACTAGAGACAGCGTCATCGAGCTGGCCCGCACAATGGGGGTCGGCCTCCGAGAGGAGGCCTTCAGTCGCGACGAGCTCTATACTGCCGATGAGGCCTTCTTCACCGGAACGGCCGCCGAGATTACCCCCATCCGTGAGGTCGATGGCCGAACCATCGGCTCTGGAAAGCCCGGCCACGTAACAACCAAGCTTCAGCAGTCCTTCTTCGACATTGTAACAGGTCGTGACCCCGCCCACGAACACTGGTTGACCTACGTACCACCAGCCTAAATTGGGAACAAGGAAAATACACGGCCCCCTAGGAGGCAAGCAGTACTAATTTCCTTTCCAAAAGGCCCCATTCCTAGTAAATTACGCTGAGGGCTCTTGTGCCCGCTAGACTGAGATGGTGTGGAGCGGCTAGACGATGTATTGGGCCAACTTCTTACACATCTACCAGCCCCCGACGCAGACCGACGAGATAGTAAATAAGGTCGCCCGGGAGGCCTACAGGCCCTTGGTGGAAATTCTCAGGGCTCATCCGGAAGGACGAATAACCCTCAACATCAACGCCTGCCTCACCGAGCTCCTCGACCGGTGCGGGCACGGAGACATCATCGATGGGCTGAAGGCCCTGGCCGAGCAAGGCCAGATCGAGCTCACCGGAAGCGTCAAGTATCACCCCATAATGCCGCTCATTCCACCTGGGGAGATGGAGCGCCAGATTAGGCTCAATGAAGAGACCAACCGGGCATACTTCGGCGAGGCCTATCATCCCGAGGGGTTCTTCCCGCCGGAAATGTGTTACTCGAAAGAAGTGGCCGATGTGGTCCATAGGCTCGGCTACCGATGGATAATAGTGGATGAAATCTCGTACAACGGCCGTCTCAGGGCCCCACCTACGGAGCGGTGCTTCACCGTCTCGGGCCTGGGCCAGTTCGGCGTCTTCTTCAAGGAGCGCAGGGTCAGCGCCGGCATAACCTACGGCTCGTGCCAGGACCTGGACGCCTTCCATCGCTTCCTCGCCGAAGCTCCCGCGGTGGAAGGCTACCTCCTGAGCGGCACCGACGGCGAGGTCTACGGCCATCACCGCCCGGGCCAGGAACGGCTCCTCAAGGAGGCCTTCACCGACCCGACGATAAAGACGGTGACAATTTCGGAGCTTTTGGACCTCTTCCCGGCCCGCGATGTGGTGGATCCCCTGGACGGCTCTTGGTCGACGTGGGAAGATGAAATGGAACAGCGGCTACCTTATCCGCAGTGGCTCGACCCCTCCAACCCCATCCACGAGCTTCAATGGGAGCTTGCGCGGCTCGCCATAGAGGCTCTGGAGGCCTTCGAGCATGAGTCGCCCGGCGGGCCCGACGCCCGACGGCTCCTCGACGAGGGGCTTCATTCCTGTCAGTGGTGGTGGGCGAGCTGCCGGCCTTGGTGGGATACAGGCATGGTAGATAAAGGGGCTGCCGTTCTGGTGGAGGCCGTCCAGGCTCTTGAGAGAGCTGTGGCCCAACCGGTCCTGGAGAAAGCCGAGTATTTGAGAGATCGGATTCACACCACCGCCAAGGCCTGGCACGAGAGCGGAGAGGCAGCGAGCCGAAAGAAGGCCTACCAGGAGGCTCACCGAGAGGTCTCCAGCCTTCTTACCTTCGGCGAAGAAGAAATACCTTAGCTCGTGGAGGAGGCCCATGACTAATAAG includes:
- the ilvE gene encoding branched-chain-amino-acid transaminase; its protein translation is MKPVQKIWLNGELVDWEKATTHILTHTLHYGLGIFEGIRCYKTDRGPAVFRLQEHIDRLYDSAKITRIPIPYRPEELIEATFDLIRVNDLEECYIRPLAFLGYGRMGLNPIGLPVSVAVAVWPWGAYLGEEGLTKGIRAKISSFTRHHPNVMMTKAKVCGNYANSQLAKAEAIENGYDEAIMLDPWGNVAEGTGENIFIVRRGDLKTPPLSAILEGITRDSVIELARTMGVGLREEAFSRDELYTADEAFFTGTAAEITPIREVDGRTIGSGKPGHVTTKLQQSFFDIVTGRDPAHEHWLTYVPPA